From one Babesia bovis T2Bo chromosome 3, whole genome shotgun sequence genomic stretch:
- a CDS encoding tRNA methyl transferase family protein — protein sequence MLFVLFCVLWFLSFQFCVSLTRSGLHIRDSANVALVRHLKRSSIDVVSDSSAFIQGYKRPGVYNGCINSTRSSIPAFVSVTRNTGSSAIERHSRTPLNSSSCDVLNDHEDTINRIRSFASELTALEDHDSYVHKLVEFGASVYKGAPELNSILDFTGSAYSREFKVDSGQGYFLLPLPRGTSYKLVSGCISSIVVGVYIKDAIVQVDGTSDSLITKGILAIILSKVHGRPVSEVLSLSADDIGLGPVVSQIGFIKRDGVSTILDHIKREASGTQLGNPSLPTVLGQSRVACLVSGGVDSAVALWLLKSRGFDIEAFYLKVWSVENGDLGDCQWSADLEHAMGVTKLLNVPLHVVPFQDVYHQRVLDPFVAGASLGETPNPDVCCNEFIKFGAFLDYAVRWGFSHIASGHYASIIEDLVPGTSTRIARLRLCRDLRKDQTYFLSRLSQSQLRRVMFPLSQLYKNEVRTIARTLGFSNYDRKESMGLCFLGKVDVKSFLSHRLGEVPGPIVDHDTGNCIGRHHGLFHFTIGQREGIARYLNSVRDTNQSRYVVAKDIDTNTLYVSTRYHTKCYTEPGSVRRRFRISDIRWNVPDFKRFITDPNSLSMKVRHSPTLCRGDISFDDLDTASGASVHLEKADIGLATGQYAVIYSGLNCLGAGKIVAKQR from the exons ATGCTTTTTGTATTATTCTGCGTTTTGTGGTTTTTATCGTTCCAGTTCTGTGTGTCACTGACAAGGTCCGGTTTACACATTCGTGATTCTGCTAATGTTGCTTTAGTTAGGCACTTGAAACGTAGTAGCATAGATGTAGTTAGTGATTCTAGTGCATTTATTCAAGGTTATAAACGCCCAGGTGTTTACAATGGATGCATTAATTCAACTCGCAGCAGCATACCAGCCTTCGTGTCTGTGACAAGGAATACTGGATCTAGTGCAATAGAACGCCATAGCAGGACTCCATTGAACAGTAGCTCTTGCGATGTGTTAAATGACCATGAAGATACAATCAACCGTATACGTTCATTTGCTTCTGAGCTTACTGCATTGGAAGACCATGATTCTTACGTCCATAAGCTAGTTGAGTTTGGTGCTTCCGTTTACAAAGGCGCTCCGGAGCTTAATTCGATCCTGGATTTTACTGGTTCGGCATACAGCAGAGAGTTTAAAGTAGACAGTGGCCAAGGTTACTTTTTGCTTCCGCTACCTAGAGGTACAAGTTACAAATTAGTTTCCGggtgtatatcatctatTGTCGTTGGAGTATATATCAAGGACGCTATTGTACAAGTTGATGGCACATCTGACTCGTTGATCACGAAGGGTATATTGGCCATAATCCTGAGTAAGGTTCACGGCCGCCCCGTGAGTGAGGTGTTATCACTGAGTGCTGATGACATAGGGTTGGGCCCAGTGGTATCACAAATAGGATTCATTAAGCGTGATGGTGTATCTACTATACTGGATCACATAAAGCGTGAGGCTAGCGGCACCCAATTAGGCAATCCATCTCTGCCTACAGTGCTTGGTCAGTCTAG gGTGGCATGTCTGGTTAGCGGTGGTGTGGATTCCGCTGTGGCTTTGTGGTTATTGAAATCGCGTGGTTTCGATATTGAGGCGTTTTACCTCAAGGTATGGTCCGTTGAAAACGGGGACTTGG GTGACTGCCAGTGGTCGGCTGATCTGGAACATGCCATGGGTGTAACCAAACTGCTCAATGTACCATTGCACGTGGTTCCATTTCAGGATGTGTACCACCAGCGTGTTCTAGACCCATTCGTTGCCGGTGCGAG cCTCGGCGAGACACCGAATCCTGATGTATGTTGCAATGAATTCATTAAGTTCGGTGCGTTTTTGGATTATGCTGTTCGTTGGGGGTTCAGCCATATAGCATCAGGGCACTATGCCTCTATCATAGAGGATCTAGTGCCTGGTACCTCAACGCGTATAGCTCGGCTGCGTTTATGCAGGGACCTAAGGAAGGATCAGACATATTTCCTATCACGTTTGAGCCAGTCACAGCTACGACGTGTTATGTTCCCTTTGAGTCAGCTTTACAAGAATGAG GTACGAACAATCGCTCGTACCCTTGGATTTTCTAATTATGACCGCAAGGAGTCCATGGGATTATGTTTCCTTGGTAAGGTTGATGTGAAGTCGTTTTTATCGCATCGTCTTGGTGAGGTTCCGGGGCCTATCGTTGACCACGACACTGGCAATTGTATCGGTAGACACCACGGACTGTTCCACTTTACTATCGGCCAGCGTGAAGGTATAGCGCGCTACCTGAATTCCGTGCGCGACACCAATCAATCGCGTTACGTAGTCGCCAAAGATATCGATACCAACACCCTATATGTAAGCACGCGGTACCATACCAAGTGTTACACTGAACCCGGTAGCGTTCGCCGCCGGTTCCGCATATCAGACATTCGCTGGAATGTACCTGACTTTAAGCGTTTTATCACTGACCCTA ATAGTTTATCCATGAAGGTGCGACACTCTCCCACGTTATGCCGTGGTGATATTAGCTTCGACGACCTGGATACTGCATCCGGCGCATCAGTACACCTGGAAAAGGCGGACATTGGTTTGGCCACCGGGCAATATGCGGTGATATACAGCGGATTAAACTGTTTGGGTGCTGGCAAGATAGTGGCTAAGCAGCGCTGA